The stretch of DNA GCCGAAGTATTTGTCCGCCATACGCTTCGCTTCCGACTCCGTGAAATCGCCGGCCAGGATCAGCGCGGCGTCTTTAGGGGTGTAATGCGCGGCCCAGAACGAGGAAAGATCCGTCTGCGTCGTCGCCTTCACCGAGGCGGTTGTCCCAACTGCCCGGAAACCGTAGGGCTGTTCGCCGTAAACCGCCTTCTGTCCTACGCGAAGGGCAGAAAGCACCGGATGATCCCCTTCCTGAAGAATAGCCACCAGCCGCTGCTTGCGAATGCGCTCTACCTCCTCAGCCTTGAAGGCCGGATGCAGCGCCGCATCGGCAAGCAGTTCCATCGCGCCGCTGGTATTGTTGCTCAGCGCTCCTACGGACATCGTCGCAGAATCCATCGTCGCGTTCGACCCGAGGTTCGCACCGATCTGTGCGACATCGTTGGCCAGTTGCGTGGACGACCGCGTCGTCGTTCCCTCTGTCAACATGCGAGCCGCAAAGGCCGCGAGGCCCGGCTTATCGGTGGGATTATTCTCACCCCCGGCAAGCGTCACCAGCGAAGCGCTCATCACCGGCAGCGCGTGCTCCTCAATCAAATAGACCTTCATCCCGTTGGCAGCGGTAAACGTCTTTGGAGTCGGCAAGTGCAGCGTCGGCTCCGGCCCCGGCTTGGGAGCATCCTTGCGCCAGTTCTGCGCCGTCTCAAACTCCGGCGTATACGGCGGAACAACCTTGACGTTGGCGTCCGTATCCTCGGGGCTGCGCGGAACATCGTCCGTAACCTTCTTGCCGGAGACGCAATAGACCACTACGCGTTGATTTTTGCCAAATACTGTTTGTCCAACCTGCTTCACGCTGGCCGTGGTTACCGCTTCATACCGCGCCACATCCTTGGGAAGATAGCCCGGATCATGCAGGTACTGGTTGTAGCGATCCATCATGTCGGCCACGCCGCCAAAGCCGCCCAGCCGCTGCAATCCCTGGATCAACCCGGAGAGCAGCTTGTTCCGCGCCCGGTTCAGTTCGGCCTGCGTCGGCCCCTCGGTACGCAGCGCCTCCACTTCCTTGTCGAATGCGGCCTCCAGATCTTCGAGCTTCACTCCGGGGCGCGCCAGAATGTCGCATTGCGCAATCGACGTCACCATCTTGGACTGGTTGTTACAGGTCACACTCTGTGCCACCTGGGTCTCGTATACCAGCTTCTGATAGAGCCGGCTGACCTTGCCACCGCCGAGAATACTGAGAAACATATCCGCATCGGCATCGCCGGGTTTATACGCTTCCGGCGTAAGCCATGCGACCGTCAACCGCGGAAGTTGCACCGTATCGGTCACTGTCACGCGGCGCTCGGTGGTGATCGGCGGAGTCTCGACCTTGATCTTTTCCACCGCTGGACCGGTCGGAATTGGCGCGAAGAACTTAGCGACCTTGTCCTTGATCGTGGCTGCGTCAAAGTCGCCCACAATCGCAATGCTCGCATTGTTCGGCGTGTAGAAGCGATGGAAGAAATCCCGCACGTCGAGCAGCCGCGCT from Acidicapsa acidisoli encodes:
- a CDS encoding M16 family metallopeptidase, whose product is MKNKAFDHWRSGMLQIAALAMTAFFSMQALAAAEPAAAPLKVPDLKYEKYTLPNGLEVILREDHRLPLVAVDLWYHVGPVNEKVGRTGFAHLFEHMMFEGSEHVGEKAHIKYLEGVGATDINGTTDYDRTNYFETVPSNQLDLALWLESDRMGFLLETLDRAKLTNQRDVVRNELRQDEGQPYDVADEAMGHLLFPKGHPYYGNIIGSHADVEAARLLDVRDFFHRFYTPNNASIAIVGDFDAATIKDKVAKFFAPIPTGPAVEKIKVETPPITTERRVTVTDTVQLPRLTVAWLTPEAYKPGDADADMFLSILGGGKVSRLYQKLVYETQVAQSVTCNNQSKMVTSIAQCDILARPGVKLEDLEAAFDKEVEALRTEGPTQAELNRARNKLLSGLIQGLQRLGGFGGVADMMDRYNQYLHDPGYLPKDVARYEAVTTASVKQVGQTVFGKNQRVVVYCVSGKKVTDDVPRSPEDTDANVKVVPPYTPEFETAQNWRKDAPKPGPEPTLHLPTPKTFTAANGMKVYLIEEHALPVMSASLVTLAGGENNPTDKPGLAAFAARMLTEGTTTRSSTQLANDVAQIGANLGSNATMDSATMSVGALSNNTSGAMELLADAALHPAFKAEEVERIRKQRLVAILQEGDHPVLSALRVGQKAVYGEQPYGFRAVGTTASVKATTQTDLSSFWAAHYTPKDAALILAGDFTESEAKRMADKYFGGWAATGNASETHLPPAPSAPERKIVLVDKPGSPQTTLIAFGLGVPRNSPDYPAVTEMNSILGGLFSSRINMNLREKNGFTYGAFSGFMFYRGGGPSFSGAQVRTDVTGPAARELFSELNRIHTDPATPDELKLAKDNALRSLPGEFETVGNESALMSQLFVYGLPNDYFQKLPSAFEAVTPEAVAKAAQDYIHPQNLIVVAVGDRAKIQPDLEKLNLGPIEIRDESGDLVKQ